From Candidatus Pedobacter colombiensis, one genomic window encodes:
- a CDS encoding 5-(carboxyamino)imidazole ribonucleotide synthase codes for MAKQISDLKLGILGGGQLGRMLIQEAINYNLTTLVLDPDTDAPCKHLANYFECGSITDFDTVYNFGKKADIITIEIEKVNIEALEQLEKEGKQVFPQSRVIRLIQDKGVQKQFFKENNIPTAPFKLVNTREDIFNCNFAFPYILKQRKDGYDGKGVMKISDVADIDHAFDAPCLVEELIDFEKEVAIIVARNPNGDMKTFPMVEMEFNAEANLVEFLISPSTYPESLQQRAEKIAKNIASSLNITGILAVEMFVTKNGNLLVNELAPRPHNSGHQTIEGNYVSQFAQHLRAIFNLPLGDTRCISNAVMINLLGEKNHNGVAKYQGLEKIMAIDGVYIHLYGKRYTKPFRKMGHVTVVDQNRDGAIQKANYIKNTLKVIS; via the coding sequence ATGGCAAAACAAATAAGTGATTTAAAATTGGGAATATTAGGAGGTGGACAATTAGGCAGAATGCTGATACAAGAAGCCATCAATTATAACCTGACCACCTTAGTTTTAGATCCGGATACTGACGCTCCCTGTAAACATCTTGCAAATTACTTCGAATGTGGCTCAATTACAGATTTTGATACCGTTTATAACTTCGGGAAAAAGGCCGACATCATTACCATCGAAATAGAAAAGGTTAACATAGAAGCGCTTGAACAACTAGAGAAAGAAGGGAAACAGGTTTTTCCACAGTCCAGGGTAATACGTTTAATTCAAGATAAGGGTGTGCAGAAGCAATTTTTCAAGGAGAACAATATTCCTACTGCACCTTTTAAATTGGTGAATACCAGAGAAGACATTTTTAACTGCAACTTTGCTTTTCCTTATATTCTTAAACAACGCAAGGATGGCTACGATGGCAAGGGGGTTATGAAAATCAGTGATGTGGCTGATATTGATCATGCTTTTGATGCTCCGTGCTTAGTAGAGGAACTGATAGATTTTGAAAAGGAAGTAGCCATTATTGTAGCTCGTAACCCTAATGGTGACATGAAAACCTTCCCTATGGTGGAAATGGAGTTCAATGCCGAAGCCAATCTGGTAGAATTCCTGATCTCACCATCTACTTATCCTGAGTCTTTACAACAAAGGGCGGAAAAAATCGCTAAGAATATTGCCTCCTCACTAAATATTACGGGCATACTGGCCGTAGAAATGTTTGTGACTAAAAATGGCAACTTACTGGTAAATGAATTGGCTCCGAGACCACACAATAGTGGTCACCAGACCATTGAGGGGAACTACGTTTCGCAGTTTGCACAACACCTTCGTGCTATTTTTAATTTACCCTTGGGTGACACCCGTTGCATCAGTAATGCTGTAATGATTAACCTCCTGGGCGAAAAAAACCACAATGGGGTGGCCAAATATCAAGGTTTGGAAAAAATCATGGCTATAGATGGTGTTTACATACACCTTTATGGTAAAAGATATACCAAACCATTCAGAAAAATGGGCCACGTTACCGTGGTTGATCAAAATAGAGATGGCGCAATACAAAAAGCCAATTACATTAAAAACACACTAAAAGTTATTTCATAA